The region GCGACGGCACGAAGAATAAATAAAGCGACCTTTTATCGAGGGCGCCTGGGGGGGACCGTggcataaattttgaaaaatttaaatcaacTTCCTCACATAGGCGGTGGCCCTTGTGTGCGATACGTTTCCTGCCGTGCCCTAGGGGTCCCTTTTCTTGTTCGATCATTCGATACagtacggtggtggaggagaatTGCAGCTTCTACGCGAAAGATCGAGCGATTCGCCGATTGCCGAAGGCCTCCGGTGGCAAAAGGATGACCTTGAAATACAGgtctcgctggctcgctggctggctgatcgGCTGGGCTCTCGTCGAGTTGCTCTCGACGATCGAGGACTAGTTTTGCGTTCTAGGCAAACCACCGCATACTCTGACTGAAGGTGTTCAACAGCACAGCGACCGGCCATCGCCCACCGGGTGGTGATCATTTGTTATTTAACGCGGAGAGGGCACGTTGAGGTGAAACCTCAAGTGGCCGAGGGATGCAGAAGTTCTGGGGCTTCGAAGTGGAGACCCTACTACTACTTTACCCCCACGGCTCGCAAAGGGATTGACGTCAATCCCTCGCTGCTCCAGTTGCACGCCTCGCGCTATGATAAATGCTTCGCCattgccatcgtcaccaccatcatcatcgtggccacTTGTCTGAGCGGGTGTGCTATTTGCGCGGCGGTGGAGACAACCTTTGTTCTGATCCTGCCCCATCAACGGGCGACGGTGGTTTGTTTACGAACATTTGCGTGACATGCGCAATTCCTTTTCTGGCTCTATTTTCGTCCTTGCTGGCACACAATCGAAGTACACATCGATGAAAACCTAGCCAGCGAATCTCgaggggaaatggaaaattggagAAAAAGGGCTGTGGCCTTGAGAGCTGCGAAAACAGCTGCTGACGAGGAGCACCCGGGGATGGGGACCGGAGGAACGGCCTGCACGATGTTATGAAATCATTCGATGGCCCGTGGAAGCgaccactttttttttagaataaCCCACTgcaccgacgacgagaagaacaagaagagcCAAGTTGCGTCGCAGTAAAAACAGATTGGCCCCAACGtgaccccccctcccctcccactcttctttcccttttcttcccgGGATTCttattttttcactttcgttctgGGCGAAATTTCTGATGCAACAAACACCGTACAACTCGTCCCATTTTTCACACTCTGCTTTGAATGGCTTCAATATGGTTTCCACAATTATCACTGGGCACGATTATCACAAATATTCGCCGTTTTTTGCGATTATTCCCGCGTTGCAAAACGATTTAAACTCGGTTTTCGGTCCCGTCCTATTCCGGATCTTTGCGCGCTGCCGTTGTTCACTGCGTCTTTTGTAATTTCCTTCGGGCTTACTTCTGCGACGAGAACGGCGGCGGACGTTGCAAACGACTAAAATTTGCTCTTATCGCGCACGAAATGGGTTTAATTAAACAGAAATTTAAGATCTTCCCACTTTTCACGGCGAACTCCGAGCGGAACTCCAACctcaaaaaaatcaaaacaaaaaccgtgtTGCCAGTTTTCCAGTCCGTTTATACGGCACGGTTTCGGGAGTCAAACTGGTCGAGTTTCGGTGACagtttgaattttcaaactgCTCGACGCGCTTAAAATGATCGTTAAATTCGAACTTCGAATTCGAGCagtttcgcttttgctttttttttcgagagcTCGAAAAATTCgggctgccaaaaatcaaattcaaaatcaatttttttccGCTAACGGCCACGGATCGAAcgctttcttcgctttcgcgaAATTTACGAATTCATGAACACCAACATTGCCAGACCATCCATTGCCGCTCGTGCGATCGATCATTAATCAAAACCCGCAAAATCTGACCAGGCTGGCGGCACTTGAAGGCCAGTTATACTCTGGGAATTGTGGTTCTAAACACTCCACATTCTTACAGGGGATTTTTGTAGAAAGTAAGAACAACAGACAACGGGACaaacagagaggcagagggaaCTTACTCAAACTGAGGTGCAAACAACACAGCCACAGAAAGAGCACATGGCACACATGAAGGTGCATGGCCTCCCCACCTGGGAGATTCCTAGCTATCAACTATCGTGGTCCGCTTTTGCAGACACCGGGACGTTTCCCTGTAAGCCTCGCAGCGTGTTAAGTCACTGCAGATTTCGGGGCAGACAATAAAGCATCTTGCCTTTCTCCTCCAACCATAGTCACACAGATCGCGTACCGGACGCACATCTTAGCTCCCAGCACCTGCCGTAAGCTGGCCCGCATGCCCATCCTTGCGGTTGCGTGTGCTGGTGCCCAAGACCCAGACCACCGTTTCAATCGGCGGAAACAGGACATTTTAAACGCCGTTGAGCGAAGTTAGTACAAAAACTAGAAATGATCAAAGGGACATTGAAAAAAGGAGCTCATCAGGAGGCAGTTCAAAATAACCGAAAAATTCTGCAGAGATGCAGAAATTGATGGAACCTTAATCACTGACCCTATCcacaattaatttaatttacttcaAAAACAGTTTGTTGGTACTTCCACCGCGAGTCCTGTACCGCGCCTTTCCCGAGGTCCAGTTTACTCAACTAATTTttggtttgtcttttttttcctgtcccACTACCGTGTCGCtataaattaaacattttgaGACCTGCTCCGCTAGCGACACCCCACTCACCGTTTAATGTATGTGCATCACATTTCGATTCGAAACGCTTCAGCCGGGGACGTCTCCTGCGTCCCCAAGAATATGGCCGGGCAGCAAGATTTGGGAACAGCCGTTTTCTTCGCCCTCTGGACAGCGCGGCCAccgggttttgttttattccacCCCGATCAAACGTCTGCCGTTATGCTGCTCACGCCAGCGCACAATCGACTACAGTTCCATGCCATGCCCGGGTATCGATTGCGCTTTACGATGTTTCTATTATTTTTATCACGCCAACCCATCGACCGTCATCGAGGCCAGCCGCTAACTCAGCCGTCTCAGCAAGGGGCCCCGAATGTTTCCGAAAACTCCTCCTCCAAAGCCTAAAACGCACGTGGAGGGAATTGTGTCACGTCAGGCGCCATTCCGGGGGCAGGGGCTacgccgtcgtcgttcagCGAATCATAATACACGCTCGGTGTGCCTTGGTGATCGTTAGCTTGGTGGGCCGACGGAACGATGGAACGTGACCTTGGGAGAAAGTACATACAACCGTAAACTGCATTTGAGGCCACCTCAAGTGCCCCGAGCAACTCGCCATGTATTTCTGGCCGCGACTATCGGAGTAAAGTTAATTTGACTGCATGTTAAGCGATTGTAGCGCCTTCAACGTTGACACCAACTATTCCTAAGAGTTTTAACGCAATGTTCGTAAGTTCATAAGCTCTGGAATGCTTAAAGGATGAAGCCGATAGAAGGTCAATTAATCATACCTTCCCCGAAGGCGCTATAAGAACACAATTCGACCCTTGAACAGGATCACATAATTTATTGATAAACGCAACAACTGAATCCGAAATTGATCAACCTCGGGAGCAACCGGGGGCAAAGGCGGTGTCTAATTGAAAGATGTACGATTGCCAGCAAAGGGGTGTGCCATCGACGGACGCCACGGTCGGTTCAAGTCGCGGCCGTAGGGCAATTGACTTATTGGCGGGAATGCGGGTCAGGAGTGCAACCCATtcccaccaccgtcgtcgtcaactCCGCTGCTGGGAGCTGAGATTTTCCCATTATGGTGAACCCATTACTTTGGCAACTTCATTATACTCATTGGCTCTCATTGGCTGTGTCGTCGTTACTcgttgctttctgttttccaaTTCCCCTCGGATTGTTCAAACTATTTTAAAGTAAGCCtcgcgcttttttttctccatcatGAAATACCTCCTTGCACATTGCCACTCTGATTAACTGATCAAACGATTGGCAAAGGCCAATGTCAAGTACTTATTACTGGCACTACATTAGAAGCAACTGAAAAGGATACCATCACCGAGTGTTGAGGCCTTTCATTATTATGCGAATGGTGAATCTTTAATCAGCTCTCCATACCTGCACATTAGTTCCGCTGGGAGTGGTGACTGTTTTACAAGGATTGTCAGCTAAACGAGCCCATCAAGTGATTCAGTTACGATTCAGACGACTTGAGATAAGCAACAGGCAACAATGCTTCGCGAAAAAGTGTCGTTAGCAATGGAGTGGCTGAGAGAACAGTTCAATGCAGTTTGGTATATGCATGAGGCCCGCAGTTACTTCCATTTTCTGCGCCCCTTACAACTGTTAACCGGATTGCCACTTCCTTTCGGCACCCGATCGGAGAAGGTTCGTCTCCTGGCGCACATCTCCTTGATTGCGTTAAATCTAGTGACCATCGGGCACAAACTGTATTACGTGCAGTATCAAGACAGGACGATTCCTTTCATTAGTGTTCAATTGGCTTGCTTCACTGCGAACGTTGCAACAATCATTACCATGATCACCTACGCTGCGTACTACGAGAAGTTCCAGCAGCTCGTATCGTTCGTCGACGAAAGATCCTTCGCCACAGACCATCCATTAGCCTGGCGAATCAGGACTCGCTAGTACCGCTGGTGTAATTTCTTTCTATTAGGTCCGCTGCTCAACTTCCtgattttaaaattgtttgattCGTCAATGGACAGTTCATTCTCTAAGAACACGCTGTTAGAAGTGCGTGGTGTGATTGTCGACAACGTATTACTTCAAAAAATTTACAATATTTTTATATGGCTTCCGGGAATCGCATGGTTCCTGGGTTGTTCAATCATTTACGCGACCACCGTTGGATTGTTGGCCGAAATGGAACTGTTGGCCACCTGTCTGGGAGAGTTGGATGTGATGGTAGCAGACAGATTGGCGCAGCTATCGGTTGTCGGTTCATTTGGTACACGCAACAGGAACTACACCGCCCTGTTCTGGAAGGTCTACACAGAAGAGCTGAGAAGCTGTGCCAAGCGACACAATGAGATTTTTACGTAATATCTGCAGCGCGATTGTGCGTTCTCACTAGAAGTGTCTCTACACCAAGTATCTTCTCTCGCCAACAGAACGATGTCGATCTTGCAACAGATCACCAGCGTAGTGTTTCTTCAGTTTCACTTCCTCGCAATAGTAGTTGtcttgtgctgctggtatGCCTCTCAGAGCGATAACTACTTTGAAGACAACTTGGTTATTAGTATGTTTCTCATCGTAGTCCTTCTACTGTACTTCGTCTTCTGTTTCCTGGTGGAAAAGATCCAAGATATGGTGCGCTATTTATGCTTTCGCGCTTGCCAAACATCCATTTAATTTAGCCAATGAATTGCAGAACGTCAACATCGGAGTTCAACTGTACGGTACAAGCTGGATGATGCAGATGCGCCATTCGAACGAGTTTCACCACGAGTATCGTTCGGCGGTACTGACAATTCGGCTGCTTCTAGGACGTAGCCAGCAACGCATCCGGTTCACCTGTGGCTCGTATGGTGAAATTTCGATGGTCAAGTTTACGGAATTCATCAATCTCATTTACTCATTTGCTACCTTTCTGCATAGCATGAACTAAGTATTTGGCGGCAGGCAGTGGCAGATTAAATACTTAATGCACCCTACCATGCGCACTTTAACAGATTAACTGATCAAACGATTGGCAAAGGCCAATGTCAAGTACTTATTACTGGCACTACATTAGAAGCAACTGAAAAGGATACCATCACCTAGTGTTGAGGCCTTTCATTATTATGCGAATGGTGAATCTTTAATCAGCTCTCCATACCTGCACATTAGTTCTGCTGGGAATGGTGACTGTTTTACAAGGATTGTCAGCTAAACGAGCCCATCAAGTGATTCAGTTACGATTCAGACGACTTGAGATAAGCAACAGGCAACAATGCTTCGCGAAAAAGTGCCGTTAGCAATGGAGTGGCTGAGAGAACAGTTCAATGCAGTTTGGTATATGCATGAGGACCGCAGTTACTTCCATTTTCTGCGCCCCTTACAACTGTTAACCGGATTGCCACTTCCTTTCGGCACCCGATCGGAGAAGGTTCGTCTCCTGGCGTACATCTCCTTGATTGTGTTAAATCTAGTGACCATCGGGCACAAACTGTATTACGTGCAGTATCAAGACAGGACGATTCCTTTCATTAGTGTTCAATTGGCTTGCTTCACTGCGAACGTTGCAACAATCATTACCATGATCACCTACGCTGCGTACTACGAGAAGTTCCAGCAGCTCGTATCGTTCGTCGACGAAAGATCCTTCGCCACAGACCATCCATTAGCCTGGCGAATCAGGACTCGCTGGTACCGCTGGTGTAATTTCTTTCTATTAGGTCCGCTGCTCAACTTCCtgattttaaaattgtttgagTTGTCAATGGACAGTTCATTCTCTAAGTACACGTTGATAGAAGTGCGTGGTGAGATTGTCGACAACGCGTTCGTTCATAAAATGTACAGTCTTTACCTGTGGGTTCCGGGAACTGCATGGTTCCTGGGTTGTTCAATCATTTACGCGACCAccgttggtttgttggccGAAATGGAACTGTTGGCCACCTGTCTGGGAGAGTTGGATG is a window of Anopheles aquasalis chromosome 2, idAnoAquaMG_Q_19, whole genome shotgun sequence DNA encoding:
- the LOC126571970 gene encoding uncharacterized protein LOC126571970, which gives rise to MHEDRSYFHFLRPLQLLTGLPLPFGTRSEKVRLLAYISLIVLNLVTIGHKLYYVQYQDRTIPFISVQLACFTANVATIITMITYAAYYEKFQQLVSFVDERSFATDHPLAWRIRTRWYRWCNFFLLGPLLNFLILKLFELSMDSSFSKYTLIEVRGEIVDNAFVHKMYSLYLWVPGTAWFLGCSIIYATTVGLLAEMELLATCLGELDVTVADRLAQLSVVGSFGTRNRNYTALFWKVYREELRSCAKRHNEIFTTMSILQQITSVVFLQFHFLAIVIVLCGWYASQSDNYFEDNLVISMFLIVVLLLYFVFCFLVEKIQDMNVNIGVQLYGTSWMMQMRHSNEFHHEYRSAVLTIRLLLGRSQQRIRFTCGSYGEISMVKFTEFINLIYSFATFLHSMN